The window CCAGGGAGCGCCGCTGCCAGTTCGCGCCGTCGACCACGAGCGAGTGTCCGGTGATGAACCCGGCGTACGGCGAGGCCAGGAACGTCGCCGCCCAGCCCAGTTCGCGCGGCAGGCCGACCCGTAGCGCCGGCTGGCGTGTGTCGTGCCCCGGTCCGTCTCCCCGGTCCGGTCCAGGTGGCCACGGATGTCGGCGGTCATGTCCTCGTGCGGCATCAGCCCCGGCACGAGTCCGTTGATCCGGATTCCGTACGGACCCCACTCCACGGCAAGGGTCTCGACCAGGTTCTTCACCCCGGCCTTCGCGGCGGCCGAGTGGGCGTATCCGGGGCCGCCGGTCCAGGCGTACGAAGCCCCGACGCTGACGATGGAGCCCGCCGTCCCGGCCGCGAGATGCCGCCGCCCGAACTCCCGGGTCATGAACCAGGTGCCGGTGAGCGTGATGTCGAGGACCGCCCGCCAGGCGTTCGGCGACAAGTCCTCCGCGGGGGAGGGGAAGTTGGCCGCCGCGTTGTTGACCAGTACGTCCGGCGGCCCTGTCGGTCTGCTACAGCTCGGACAAGGACGCGAAAGCCCTCGTCGACAAGTTCCAGACGATCTGGGACATCGGCGTACGCACCTTCGCGGTGCCGCTGGACGACATCAGCTACTTCCACGACGGGGTGCTCGAGTACTCGGCCGACGGCACGAGCTGGCGGGAGCTCGCCGCCTTCTCCGGCACGCCGGACGTCACGGCGACCGCGCCCGCCGGTACGAAGGCCCGCTACGTGCGGGCGCCGGCGACCGCGGGTCAGACCAGCTGGGTCGTCGTCCGTGAGTTCCACGTCGCCACCACGGACGGTGCGGTCACGGGCAATCCGCCGGCGGCCAACGGATCCGCTCTGAGCTCGGCGGCCGACGGGGACCCCGGAACCGTCTGCCGCGCCGCACGCGCCCCGAAGGCCGGCGAGTTCCTTGAGGTGGGTCTCGGTGCCGCGCGTGCGGTCGGCTCGGTCACGGTCCTGCGGCCGACCGGCGCCAAGGGCGCGGCGGACATCCAGCTGAGGGGCGCGGACGGCGGCTGGCGGACCGTCGGCAGCCTCGGCGGGGCGTACACCTACGTCGACACGCACGGCCGGAACGCCGACGCGGTGCGGCTGGCCTGGCGCACGGGCGGCGAGGCGCCGCAGATCGCGGAGGTGGTGGTGGGGAAGTAGCGGGCCCGTTCCCACTGTGCGCCCGGCGCCCCCGCACCTTGCGGGCGGGGCCGGGCGCACACCCATGTCGCGCACACCCATGTCGCGGTCGGGCATGTCGCGCTCGGCATGTCACGGGTCGGCCTGTCGCGCTCGGGCACGTTGCGGTCCGGCATGTCGCGGCCCGGTCGAAGCGGTCACCCGCAGGTTGTTCCCAGAGGAGCAAGCGACCGCTTAGTATGCGCGGAGCAGTGGTAATGCCGACAGTGTTGTGGAGGCCCCTCATGCAGGCATGGCGAGTGCACCGGAACGGCGAGCCGAGCGAGGTGATGCGGCTGGAGGAAACGGACCGGCCCACACCCGGCGACGGGCAGGTGCTCATCGAGGTGCTCGCGGCGAACATCAACTTCCCCGACGCACTGCTCTGCCGCGGCCAGTACCAGGTACGGCCCCCGCTGCCCTTCACGCCCGGTGTGGAGATCTGCGGCAGGACCGACGACGGGCGCCGGGTGCTCGCCACCCCCGCCCTGCCGGACGGCGGATTCGCCCAGTACGTCGTCGCGGACGAGGTGGCCCTGCTGCCCGCCCCGGAGAGCCTGGACGACGCCGAGGCCGCCGCGCTGCACATCGGCTACCAGACCGGCTGGTTCGGACTGCACCGCCGGGCGCACCTGCGGGCCGGTGAGACGCTGCTCGTCCACGCGGCGGCCGGCGGTGTCGGCAGCGCCGCCGTCCAGCTCGGCAAGGCCGCCGGCGCGACCGTCATCGGTGTGGTCGGCGGTGCGGAGAAGGCCGAGATCGCCACCGCGCTCGGCTGCGACCTGGTCATCGACCGGCGTACCGAGGACATCGTCGCGGCCGTCAAGGAGGCCACCGGCGGGCGTGGCGCCGATGTCGTCTACGACCCGGTCGGCGGCGACGCGTACGCCAAGTCCGTGAAGTGCATCGCCTTCGAGGGCCGGGTGATCGTCGTCGGCTTCGCCAGTGGCGTGATCCCCACCCCCGGACTCAACCACGTCCTGGTGAAGAACTACTCGGTCCTCGGACTCCACTGGGGCCTGTACAACACGAAGGACCCGCAGGCGGTCCGCGACTGTCACGAGGAGCTGACCGGGCTCGCCGCCGAGGGCGTCATCAAGCCGCTTGTCAGCGAGCGCGTCCCGATGGACGGGGCGGCGGCCGCCGTCCAGCGCGTCGCCGACGGCACCAGCACCGGCCGCATCGTCGTCCTCCCCGCGGGACCCGCCCGATGACCGCCCCCGACGCGGCCGGACTGCGCCGTCTCACCCGGGAACTGCTCGCCGCCCACCCGCCGGCCACCACCGGCCGCACCGACTTCCTCAGGGCGCGCTTCGACGCCGGACTCGCCTGGGTGCACTACCCGGCCGGACTCGGCGGCCTCGACGCGCCGCGCTCCCTGCAACCCGTCGTCGACGCCGAACTCGCCGCGGCGAACGCACCCGACAACGATCCGCGCCGCATCGGCATCGGTCTCGGCATGGCCGCCCCGACCGTCCTGGCCTACGGAACCGACGAGCAGAAGCGGCGCTTCCTGCGCCCTCTGTGGGTCGGCGAGGAGGTGTGGTGCCAGCTCTTCAGTGAGCCGGGAGCCGGATCCGACCTGGCCGCCCTCGGCACCCGCGCCGTCCGTGACGGCGAGGACTGGGTGGTCGACGGGCAGAAGGTGTGGACGTCCAGCGCCCATGTGGCGCGCTGGGCCATCCTCATCGCCCGCACCGACCCGGACGTGCCCAAGCACCGCGGCATCAGCTACTTCATCTGCGACATGACCGACCCCGGTGTCGAGGTGCGACCGCTGCGCCAGATCACCGGCGAGGCAGAGTTCAACGAGGTCTTCCTCACCGGAGTGCGCATCCCCGACAGCCGCAGGCTCGGCCCCGTCGGCGAGGGCTGGAAGGTCGCGCAGACGACGCTCATGAACGAGCGCGTCTCCATCGGCGGAGCCCGTGTCCCCCGCGAGGGCGGCATGATCGGCCCGGTCGCCCGGACCTGGCGCGAACGCCCCGAACTGCGCACCCACGATCTGCACCAGCGTCTGCTCACCCTCTGGGTGGAGGCCGAGGTCGCCCGGCTCACCGGGGCGCGCCTGCGCCAGCAGCTCGTCGCCGGGCAGCCGGGCCCCGAGGGCTCCGGGATGAAGCTCGCCTTCGCCCGGCTCAACCAGGAGATCAGCGGCCTCGAAGTCGAACTTCTCGGCAACGAGGGGCTGTTGTACAGCGACTGGACGATGCGACGGCCGGAACTCGTCGACTTCACCGGACGCGACGCCGGCTACCGCTACCTCCGCTCCAAGGGCAACTCCATCGAGGGCGGCACGAGCGAGGTACTGCTCAACATCGTCGCCGAACGCGTGCTCGGCCTGCCCGTCGAGCCGCGCAACGACAAGGACGTCGCCTGGAAGGACCTGACCCGATGACCGCACGGACCGAAGAGGGCCAG is drawn from Streptomyces brevispora and contains these coding sequences:
- a CDS encoding acyl-CoA dehydrogenase family protein, producing MTAPDAAGLRRLTRELLAAHPPATTGRTDFLRARFDAGLAWVHYPAGLGGLDAPRSLQPVVDAELAAANAPDNDPRRIGIGLGMAAPTVLAYGTDEQKRRFLRPLWVGEEVWCQLFSEPGAGSDLAALGTRAVRDGEDWVVDGQKVWTSSAHVARWAILIARTDPDVPKHRGISYFICDMTDPGVEVRPLRQITGEAEFNEVFLTGVRIPDSRRLGPVGEGWKVAQTTLMNERVSIGGARVPREGGMIGPVARTWRERPELRTHDLHQRLLTLWVEAEVARLTGARLRQQLVAGQPGPEGSGMKLAFARLNQEISGLEVELLGNEGLLYSDWTMRRPELVDFTGRDAGYRYLRSKGNSIEGGTSEVLLNIVAERVLGLPVEPRNDKDVAWKDLTR
- a CDS encoding NADPH:quinone oxidoreductase family protein, translated to MQAWRVHRNGEPSEVMRLEETDRPTPGDGQVLIEVLAANINFPDALLCRGQYQVRPPLPFTPGVEICGRTDDGRRVLATPALPDGGFAQYVVADEVALLPAPESLDDAEAAALHIGYQTGWFGLHRRAHLRAGETLLVHAAAGGVGSAAVQLGKAAGATVIGVVGGAEKAEIATALGCDLVIDRRTEDIVAAVKEATGGRGADVVYDPVGGDAYAKSVKCIAFEGRVIVVGFASGVIPTPGLNHVLVKNYSVLGLHWGLYNTKDPQAVRDCHEELTGLAAEGVIKPLVSERVPMDGAAAAVQRVADGTSTGRIVVLPAGPAR
- a CDS encoding SDR family oxidoreductase, translated to MSPNAWRAVLDITLTGTWFMTREFGRRHLAAGTAGSIVSVGASYAWTGGPGYAHSAAAKAGVKNLVETLAVEWGPYGIRINGLVPGLMPHEDMTADIRGHLDRTGETDRGTTHASRRYGSACRANWAGRRRSWPRRTPGSSPDTRSWSTARTGSGAPWSPRPWCRCASSWAAARSRHPDPTDGEPAAFGRGTR